In the Chroogloeocystis siderophila 5.2 s.c.1 genome, CGTTGTCATCAATGGATTAGAACAAGGTCGTGTCATTGGCGATGACGGAAAACAGTACTCGGTGTGGATTGGGAAAAACACGTCGATTACGCACATGGCGCTGATTCACGGTCCTGCTTATGTTGGAGACAACTGTTTTATTGGCTTTCGTTCCACGGTATTCAACGCTCGTATAGGACATGGTTGCATCGTGATGATGCACGCCTTGATTCAAGACGTGGAAGTTCCCGCCGGTAAGTTTGTGCCTTCAGGAGCAGTGATTACGAATCAGCAGCAAGCTGATCGCTTACCCGACGTTGAAGCAGACGATAGAGAATTTGCTCGTTACATCGTGGGTGTCAATGACGCCTTGCGAGCAGGATATTTATGTGCCAGTGATGAAGCTTGTATAACGTCAATTCGTAATGAGCTGACTAGCACTTCAAGTTCAGATAGTTCAAATGGTTCTAGCCGCAACATTTCTACTTCTTCTATGATGACAAGTCCTTACCTCAGCCAAGACACCATAGCACAAGTCCGAAACCTACTTCAGCAAGGTTACAAGATCGGTACCGAACACGTCGATGAACGGAAGTTCCGCACGGGTTCTTGGAAAAGCTGTACTCCTATTACGGCTAAGCGCGAATCGGAAGTGATTGCCGAACTCGAAGCGTGTATGGCAAATCATGCGGGTGAATACGTGCGGATGTTTGGCATTGACCCCAAAGGCAAGCGCCGCGTGATGGAAAAGATTATCCAGCGCCCCGATGGTCAGCAAATTGCTCAACCAGCAGCGACTAAGGAAAACAGCTTTAGTGGTAGTTATCGTAGTTATCAGCCTTCAGTTGCAACAACTTCAGCAACGAGTGGACAAATAAATCAAGACACCGTTGCGCAAGTTCGACACTTGATTCAGCAAGGTTTTAAGATCGGCACTGAACACGTTGACGAGCGGAGATTCCGCACAGGTTCTTGGCAAAGCTGTACTCCGATTAGTGCTAGCAGTGAGTCGCAAGCGATTTCTGAACTCGAAGCGTGTATGGCAAATCATGCGGGTGAATACGTGCGGATGTTTGGCATTGACCCCAAAGGCAAGCGTCGCGTGATGGAAACAATTATTCAACGTCCAGGCGGTAATCAGATAGCAGCACCTTCAAATAGCCATCGCAGTTCTGCTTTTAGCCAACCACAACCCGCACCAACTTACAACAATAAGTCTTCAGCAAGTAGCACGCGCTTGCAGCCAGAAGTCGTCGAACAGATTCGTCAACTGATTGCGCAGGGTAATCGCGTGAGTGCAGAACACGTCGATCAGCGTCGGTTCCGTACTGGTTCGTGGACAAGTTGTGGACCAGTTGATAGTACGAGTGCTTCGGCGGCGATCGCAGCCATTGAGTCATTTCTTTCCGAGTACGAAGGCGAGTACGTACGCTTAATTGGCATTGATTCTAACAAACGACGGATTTTAGAAACTATTATTCAACGACCTTAAGTAAGCTAACCTACAGCAATGACAAGTTTCGTTAGACTTGTGGATAGCTTGCGACTTAATCACATTTTATCCGGCCGAGGTTTCCATTCTAATGTATGTGCCGCCACTGCGTCCGCCTAGTCATGATGATTCTTACATCAGTGGCGAAGTTACCATTGATCCTAGTGCGGCGATCGCACCAGGAGTCCTTTTGCAAGCAAGTCCCGATAGCCGGATTATTATCGGCGCGGGAGTTTGCATTGGTATGGGTTGTATTCTTCATGCTTTTGAAGGCACATTGGAAATAGAGCCAGGCGCGAATCTCGGAGCGGGTGTTTTAGTGCTGGGTAAAGGAAAAATTGGCGCGAATGCGTGCATTGGCTCGACAGCTACGATTTTGAATGCTTCGGTCGAACCACAGCAAGTCGTCTTACCAGGTTCGCTCGTCGGCGATAAAAGTCGTATCGTTGTGACACGCCCAACTGTGGTGGACGTTGATACAATCAATGAAACCGCCTCCCCTGCTTCTGACGAAGCCACAAATGGTGATCGCCCCCCGCCCATGAATATACCACCCCCTACACCATCTGAGCCTGAACCTACTGATGCAGCGTCTTCACCACCACCAACAAGTCAAAAAGTCTATGGACAAGCACAATTAAATCGTATGCTGTCAACGATGTTTCCCCACCGCCAAGCCTTAAACCGCCCCTTACAAGATGGTCAGTCTCCTTCTGATCAGCCTTAACTTGACATTATGATCGGTTCCCATGGAGGTTTAAGATGGAGACACCAAACCCAGGATTCGCTCCCAAAGAGCAGTTCAGCCGCAAAGACGATCTAAGGGAAAGTGCCTTGGGCTTAGTTTCAACCTTGAGCTTTCCGGCAATTATCCAAACTGCTGATGCCATGCTGAAGTCCTCAGAAGTGACTTTGGTAGGATTTGAAAAGATCGGTAGCGGTCACTGTACTGCAATCGTGCGTGGTAAAGTTGCCAGCATTCGCTTGGCGGTGGAAGCAGGAGCACAGACAGCAGCAGAGTTCGGTCAGCTTGTTTCAACGCTGGTTATACCGCGACCTTTACCTAATCTAGACGTTGTGTTTCCGATTAGTAACCGCTTGTCTGACCTGGCTCAGTTTGAACGCGACATTCGCGTGAGTAGTCAAGCAATTGGTTTATTGGAAACGCGCGGCTTTCCAGTCATGGTCGGAGCAGCTGATGCGATGCTGAAAGCGGCTGATGTACACTTGATGTCTTACGAAAAGATCGGCGCGGGGCTATGTACCGCAATTATTCGCGGGGCAGTTGCAGACGTTGTGGTAGCAGTCGAAGCTGGAATGCAAGAAGCTTTACGCATTGACGCTAACTCGTTAAATGCAGTCACCGTCATTCCTAGACCGTTAGATGATTTAGAGCAAAACTTACCTTTAGCAAGTTGCTTAATCGAAGAGCAACCTAAGCCACTGAAGTTACCAGTAGCAATCAAAGATAAGACGCCTGAAGCTGAGTTAATTAAACTACCAGACTTAGCCGCAATTCCAGTAGAAATTCAGCAAGAAGAGTAGATTTTTAAAGTTTTGTCATGATAATTTTTTCTCGTAATAGTTATTTGTTGATGGAGTAAAACCGAAGTTACAGCCTTGGGTTAACGTTGATTGGTAGCCTGGATGCCAAAAGAGAAAAGCGCTGCACACTGATAACACTGATAGTATGATGAGAGTGGCACATTCGCTGAATGTGGCCAAAAACCACAAGCGCAGATGGGAAAGTAGTTATTGCTCGCATAGCAGACTATCGTAGAAATGTGCAACGCTTTGACAGAAGGGATCTTACGCTCTTGTTGTTGTTTTGATAATAACCGCAAACTCTTATAAAGAAAAGCCATTATTTCTGATAGTAATAATAGAATATTATCTATAGAGCCTCCTTGAATCTCAAAGGAGAGGGAACCTTGAAGCAAGCAACGCTTCATCAATTAAAAGTTTTTGAGGCTGCGGCACGGCACGGTAGCTTTACGCGGGCAGCGGAGGAGTTATTTTTGACTCAACCAACTGTCTCGATGCAGGTAAAACAACTCACAAAAGCGGTGGGTTTACCTTTGTTCGAGCAAGTCGGTAAGCGCCTTTATCTAACAGAAGCTGGCAAAGAATTGTTTACGACTTGTCGGGCGATTTTTGAGCAGTTAGCGCAGCTAGAAATGACTGTGGCTGACCTCAAAGGGCTAAAACAAGGACAATTAAGACTAGCAGTAATTACAACCGCTAAGTATTTTGTCCCGCGTCTATTAGGTCCATTTTGCCAACGCTATCCTGGAATTGATATTTCTTTACAAGTCACAAACCACTCAGGCATTCTCGAACGCTTGACGGATAACCTTGACGATTTGTATGTAATGAGTCAAGTTCCTGAACACTTAGACGTCGTTTTTCAACCGTTTTTGGATAATCCGCTTGTGGTACTCGCACCCGCAAATCATCCGCTAGCGAATGAAAAAAACATTTCACTATCACGGCTTGCAGAAGAACCTTTTATCATGCGCGAACCTGGGTCAGGAACGCGAAAAGCCGTGCAGAAACTCTTCGCCGCACACGAAATTTCGGTAGAAGTCAAATTAGAACTTGGTAGTAACGAGGCGATCAAGCAAGCGATCGCTGGCGGTTTAGGACTTTCTGTCTTATCTCGCCATACCTTAACACCCGACGGCGCTAGTAGTGAATTAACTGTATTAGATGTAGAACATTTCCCAATTCATCGGAACTGGTATGTTGTATACCCTAACGGTAAGCAGCTTTCTGTTGTAGCGCGTACTTATTTAGAATATTTACTCGACGCGGCTAAACAATTTGCTACTTCTTAATCAGGAAATTCTTAAAGTTGAGAGTCCAGCTTGTTAAATAACCATCGACCCAAAACATAGATAAATATAATACATACAATTAATCCTATAGTTGATGCTATGTTGACAGTTCCATCCAAGAAAGTTGCTGTTATTGATAAAGAAAAAACGCCTGCGGTGTATGAGTAGCCGATGAGCATTCCTAAACAAGCGAGTTTAGATTTAGGTGTCATGGCTGCGATAATTAGAATAAAACCTAATACAATATCAGCAGGTCCAAACAAGTCTGCATTTTGAGTTAGTCCCAAAACGATAAATAAAATTGTAATTGTTCCAACCAAAATTGCGAAGGTGCGAGATAAAAGTAAAGTTCTGTCTTTCACTTTTTTTGACTTTTAAGACTCTCTTTAGCACCAGTAGAATAAACTATGGAGTAACTCTCAGGTCAAGCAGGGATTATGCTGATTCACGAAGTTGCTAAACATTTTGGCATCACAGCAGATACAGTGAGATACTATGAAAAGCAAGGATTACTGACGCAAAAGCATGTCCGTCGCCGAACAAACGGCTACCGTGAATACACAGAAGCAGCACTTGAACGCATTCGCTTAATTCGTCTTGGACAAATTGCCAACTTCAGTCTTGCTGAATTGCGTTCTGGAATTGAATTATGGGAATCAGGACTTAGTGATGAGCGGAAAGCCGAAATTTGGCATCAGCAACTAAAGCGCCTCGACAAACAGTTAGAGGGACTCCAAGAGTCTCGGAGCTTTATCATGAATAAGCTT is a window encoding:
- a CDS encoding ribulose bisphosphate carboxylase small subunit, with product MVVRSLAAPPTPWSKNLVEPKIESSAFVHPFSNIIGDVTIGANVMVAPGTSIRADEGAPFYIGEGTNIQDGVVINGLEQGRVIGDDGKQYSVWIGKNTSITHMALIHGPAYVGDNCFIGFRSTVFNARIGHGCIVMMHALIQDVEVPAGKFVPSGAVITNQQQADRLPDVEADDREFARYIVGVNDALRAGYLCASDEACITSIRNELTSTSSSDSSNGSSRNISTSSMMTSPYLSQDTIAQVRNLLQQGYKIGTEHVDERKFRTGSWKSCTPITAKRESEVIAELEACMANHAGEYVRMFGIDPKGKRRVMEKIIQRPDGQQIAQPAATKENSFSGSYRSYQPSVATTSATSGQINQDTVAQVRHLIQQGFKIGTEHVDERRFRTGSWQSCTPISASSESQAISELEACMANHAGEYVRMFGIDPKGKRRVMETIIQRPGGNQIAAPSNSHRSSAFSQPQPAPTYNNKSSASSTRLQPEVVEQIRQLIAQGNRVSAEHVDQRRFRTGSWTSCGPVDSTSASAAIAAIESFLSEYEGEYVRLIGIDSNKRRILETIIQRP
- a CDS encoding BMC domain-containing protein, whose translation is METPNPGFAPKEQFSRKDDLRESALGLVSTLSFPAIIQTADAMLKSSEVTLVGFEKIGSGHCTAIVRGKVASIRLAVEAGAQTAAEFGQLVSTLVIPRPLPNLDVVFPISNRLSDLAQFERDIRVSSQAIGLLETRGFPVMVGAADAMLKAADVHLMSYEKIGAGLCTAIIRGAVADVVVAVEAGMQEALRIDANSLNAVTVIPRPLDDLEQNLPLASCLIEEQPKPLKLPVAIKDKTPEAELIKLPDLAAIPVEIQQEE
- a CDS encoding LysR family transcriptional regulator, with the translated sequence MKQATLHQLKVFEAAARHGSFTRAAEELFLTQPTVSMQVKQLTKAVGLPLFEQVGKRLYLTEAGKELFTTCRAIFEQLAQLEMTVADLKGLKQGQLRLAVITTAKYFVPRLLGPFCQRYPGIDISLQVTNHSGILERLTDNLDDLYVMSQVPEHLDVVFQPFLDNPLVVLAPANHPLANEKNISLSRLAEEPFIMREPGSGTRKAVQKLFAAHEISVEVKLELGSNEAIKQAIAGGLGLSVLSRHTLTPDGASSELTVLDVEHFPIHRNWYVVYPNGKQLSVVARTYLEYLLDAAKQFATS
- a CDS encoding MerR family transcriptional regulator produces the protein MLIHEVAKHFGITADTVRYYEKQGLLTQKHVRRRTNGYREYTEAALERIRLIRLGQIANFSLAELRSGIELWESGLSDERKAEIWHQQLKRLDKQLEGLQESRSFIMNKLQQLQSCDKA